A window of Juglans regia cultivar Chandler chromosome 7, Walnut 2.0, whole genome shotgun sequence contains these coding sequences:
- the LOC108991899 gene encoding rhodanese-like domain-containing protein 7 — MFVVSASPHSPLHFHSQGPRLLIGLESGEIRLYHSMLRWRTNPLFTPRMLSLSPSSSYSSPKPGLRLLPTSPIPKPSLFPQDRHRYHPPIFSNSCDLPRTQSMNIYRCFFSGPTEPVSVSNNPELRSDDPDSESLVVVSFYKFAEFTDYAHMRTPLKKLCEELRVSGGIILAPEGINGSICGTRESVERVLEFIQNDDRLKELRQVESPVSPEEEAIHHGHTSNSPLAAGEDAPFRWDHVRVKLKKEIVTLGMPGVSPTERVGTYVSPRDWNALISDPDTVMIDVRNNYETRIGKFKGAVDPCTMAFREFPSWVEDEFRVSHANDKHSKVKVNGSNGSTTERVDVLDKKMPQRVAMYCTGGIRCEKASSYLLSKGFKEVYHLEGGILKYLEEVPQSESLWEGECFVFDKRVSVEHGLVQGTFKLCFGCKQPVSDADMEAPEWEYGVCCPHCYTLKSDEEKERARARQRQFETWGVIGGPDKGRRPASNSDIN; from the exons ATGTTTGTGGTAAGTGCTTCCCCCCACTCCCCTCTGCATTTTCATAGTCAAGGACCAAGGTTGCTGATAGGGTTAGAGAGCGGTGAGATCCGCCTCTATCATTCTATGCTAAGGTGGAGAACAAACCCATTGTTTACCCCGAGGATGCTCTCATTGTCACCATCATCATCCTATTCAAGTCCTAAGCCTGGATTACGTTTACTTCCCACCTCCCCAATTCCCAAACCTTCCCTGTTCCCCCAGGATCGTCATCGTTATCACCCTCCTATCTTCTCCAACTCCTGCGACCTTCCTCGAACTCAAAGCATGAACATTTATAGATGCTTCTTCTCTGGGCCAACCGAACCAGTTTCCGTTTCCAATAACCCTGAATTACGGTCGGATGACCCCGATTCTGAATCTCTCGTGGTCGTCTCTTTCTACAAGTTCGCCGAATTTACCGACTATGCCCATATGCGAACCCCCTTGAAGAAGCTGTGTGAGGAACTG CGTGTTTCAGGTGGCATTATACTTGCCCCTGAAGGAATTAATGGCAGCATTTGTGGGACCCGGGAATCAGTGGAAAGAGTTCTTGAATTCATTCAAAATGATGACCGTCTAAAGGAACTAAGACAAGTGGAGTCACCTGTGAGTCCTGAGGAAGAAGCTATCCACCATGGACACACTAGCAATTCTCCTCTTGCAGCAGGGGAAGATGCACCCTTCCGATGGGATCATGTGAGGGTTAAGTTGAAGAAAGAg ATTGTTACTCTTGGAATGCCTGGTGTATCACCTACTGAGAGGGTTGGAACATACGTGAGTCCAAGGGATTGGAATGCATTGATCAGTGACCCAGATACT GTGATGATTGATGTGCGAAATAACTATGAAACTAGAATTGGGAAATTCAAAGGAGCAGTTGATCCGTGCACAATGGCATTCCGAGAATTTCCATCTTGGGTGGAGGATGAGTTCCGAGTTTCTCATGCAAATGATAAGCATTCAAAGGTGAAAGTGAATGGTTCAAATGGAAGCACCACAGAACGAGTGGATGTTCTAGATAAAAAAATGCCTCAGCGGGTGGCAATGTACTGCACAGGGGGAATAAGATGTGAGAAAGCTTCGAGTTATCTCCTCAGTAAAGGATTCAAAGAG GTTTATCATTTGGAAGGTGGGATTCTGAAATATCTCGAGGAAGTACCACAATCAGAAAGCCTCTGGGAGGGTGAATGCTTCGTGTTTGACAAGCGGGTGTCGGTTGAGCATGGTTTGGTGCAGGGAACTTTCAAGCTTTGCTTTGGTTGCAAGCAACCGGTGAGTGATGCGGATATGGAAGCCCCCGAGTGGGAATATGGAGTTTGTTGTCCACACTGTTACACTTTGAAATCTgatgaagagaaagagagagccaGAGCTCGTCAAAGGCAATTTGAGACTTGGGGCGTCATTGGTGGTCCAGATAAGGGCCGTCGGCCAGCATCAAATTCAGATATTAATTAG